From Amphiprion ocellaris isolate individual 3 ecotype Okinawa chromosome 10, ASM2253959v1, whole genome shotgun sequence, one genomic window encodes:
- the abhd8a gene encoding protein ABHD8, which translates to MLTSITEGILCCLTGKAASLVLPLESSEPSDGFEFVEVKPGRVLRVRHIVPERQPIETEKEVAGKEKTDVDCDDSPEDACNDSDTSSSVHCKRRITVYRNGQLVIENLGDVLHSEILQCQDGDLEPCSTVEVELADFKEIASSPDPNPVPPPVPPPPGEQKPAPPPRRRRRKPKRTVVIDSKRVISSCKGTHSDVALFFVHGVGGSLDIWSSQLDFFSRLGYEVIAPDLAGHGASTAPQIAAAYTFYALAEDLRAIFKRYARKRNILIGHSYGVSFCTFLAHEYPDLVHKVVMINGGGPTALEPSLCSIFQLPSCVLHCLSPCLAWSFLKAGFARQGAKEKQLLKQGNAFNVSPFVLRAMMSGQYWPEGDEVYHAELTVPILLVHGMCDKFVPMDEDQRMAEILLFAFLKVIEEGSHMVMMECPDTVNTLLHEFFLWEPDMSRKDSSKTDAEKTVAVSDTLHTLKINKVMDK; encoded by the exons ATGCTGACCAGCATCACTGAAGGGATACTGTGCTGCCTGACTGGGAAAGCTGCCAGTCTTGTCTTGCCTTTGGAGTCATCAGAGCCCTCTGATGGGTTTGAGTTTGTGGAGGTGAAACCTGGAAGAGTCCTGCGAGTTCGGCATATCGTCCCTGAGCGTCAGCCCatagaaacagaaaaggaaGTTGCAGGAAAGGAAAAGACAGATGTTGACTGTGATGACTCTCCTGAGGATGCCTGTAATGACAGTGATACCAGCAGCAGTGTCCACTGTAAGAGGAGGATCACAGTCTACCGCAACGGCCAGCTAGTGATTGAGAATCTTGGGGATGTTTTGCACTCTGAGATCTTGCAGTGTCAGGATGGGGATTTGGAGCCCTGTAGCACTGTAGAGGTGGAGCTTGCTGACTTTAAAGAAATAGCTTCTTCCCCAGACCCTAACCCTGTTCCCCCTCCAGTTCCACCACCTCCTGGGGAACAGAAACCTGCTCCGCCTCCTCGCCGCCGCCGTCGCAAACCCAAACGCACAGTGGTCATCGACTCAAAGAGGGTGATCTCAAGCTGCAAAGGGACGCACTCGGATGTAGCGCTGTTCTTTGTGCATGGGGTGGGAGGCTCTCTGGACATTTGGAGCAGCCAGCTGGACTTCTTCTCTCGCCTGGGCTATGAGGTCATTGCGCCAGACCTGGCGGGACATGGAGCCAGCACTGCCCCACAGATTGCAGCAGCTTATACCTTTTATGCCCTGGCAGAGGACTTGCGTGCCATCTTTAAGAGATACGCTCGTAAACGCAACATTCTCATTGGCCATTCTTACGG AGTGTCGTTCTGCACCTTCCTGGCCCATGAATATCCTGATCTGGTTCATAAGGTGGTGATGATCAATGGAGGGGGTCCCACAGCTCTGGAGCCCAGCCTCTGCTCCATCTTCCAGCTGCCATCTTGCGTCCTTCACTGCCTATCTCCCTGTCTGGCCTGGAGCTTCCTCAA AGCTGGATTTGCCCGTCAGGGtgccaaagaaaagcagctgttGAAGCAGGGCAATGCCTTcaatgtttctccatttgtccTGCGAGCCATGATGAGTGGTCAGTACTGGCCTGAAGGGGATGAGGTCTACCATGCCGAGCTCACTGTGCCAATCCTCCTGGTTCATGGCATGTGTGACAAGTTTGTGCCCATGGATGAGGACCAGCGCATGGCAGAG ATCCTTCTATTTGCGTTCCTGAAAGTCATCGAGGAGGGAAGTCACATGGTCATGATGGAGTGTCCTGACACCGTCAACACCCTCCTCCACGAGTTCTTTCTATGGGAGCCTGACATGTCCAGAAAAGACAGCAGCAAGACAGACGCAGAGAAGACAGTTGCTGTCAGTGACACTCTTCACACACTGAAAATCAATAAGGTTATGGACAAATAA